One window of Diabrotica undecimpunctata isolate CICGRU chromosome 8, icDiaUnde3, whole genome shotgun sequence genomic DNA carries:
- the LOC140448755 gene encoding uncharacterized protein: MALNQTPTIQAAKALADFLPTFNGDSLKLESFVQRCDKYYLTYGQTTDNTLNDFTFNVICSKLQDNVLNFIMCRPDLNTWPLVRETLKNNFGDRIDRQTLTKEFLQLTKGRNENILDFVAKISQLKSRIEVKINSETELNADRKLILMDQTESNSIDILLANVDEKTRTILEIREPRTFIQASDIISRQFYNDQRIQSLNPFNKFNKRNRKPKQNNKNSV, translated from the exons ATGGCACTTAATCAAACACCTACTATTCAAGCAGCTAAAGCTCTTGCAGACTTTTTACCTACATTTAATGGCGATTCTCTGAAACTGGAAAGTTTCGTACAAAGATGCGACAAATACTATCTTACGTACGGACAAACCACAGATAATACATTAAATGATTTTACTTTCAATGTTATTTGTTCAAAGTTACAGgataatgttttaaattttattatgtgCCGACCAGATTTAAATACCTGGCCTCTAGTCAGAGAaacgttaaaaaataattttggcgATAGAATTGATAGACAAACGCTCACTAAAGAATTTTTACAATTAACGAAAGGTAGAAACGAAAACATTCTTGATTTTGTTGCGAAAATTTCCCAACTTAAATCAAGAATAGAAGTTAAGATTAATTCAGAAACAGAATTAAATGCGGatagaaaattaatattaatgGATCAAACTGAAAGCAATTCTATCGACATTTTATTAGCAAATGTAGACGAAAAAACAAGAACGATATTAGAAATTAGAGAACCTAGAACATTTATTCAAGCTTCAGATATTATATCTAGACAATTTTACAATGATCAAAGAATTCAATCTTTAAatccttttaataaatttaataaaa GAAatagaaaaccaaaacaaaacaataaaaattccgTCTAg